The sequence tgggggatgtgcggtgttggccttgggggatgtgcggtgccggccttgggggatgtgcggtgttgtccttgggggatgtgcggtgttgtccttgggggatgtgcggtgttggtgttgggggatgtgcggtgttgtccttgggggatgtgcggtgttggcgttgggggatgtgcggtgttggcgttgggggatgtgcagtgttggcgttgggggatgtgcggtgttgtccttgggggatgtgcggtgttggcgttgggggatgtgcagtgttggcgttgggggatgtgcggtgttgtccttgggggatgtgcggtgttggcgttgggggatgtgcggtgttggcgttgggggatgtgcggtgttggcgttgggggatgtgcggtgttggcgttgggggatgtgcAGTGTTGtccttgggggatgtgcggtgttggccttgggggatgtgcggtgttggccttgggggatgtgcggtgttggcattgggggatgtgcggtgctggccttgggggatgtgcggtgttgtccttgggggatgtgcggtgttggccttgggggatgtgcggtgttggcgttgggggatgtgcggtgttggccttgggggatgtgtgctgttggcgttgggggatgtgcggtgttggcgttgggggatgtgcggtgttggccttgggggatgtgcggtgttggccttgggggatgtgcggtgttggcgttgggggatgtgtggtgttggccttgggggatgtgcggtgttggcgttgggggatgtgcggtgctGGCCTTGGGGGATGTGCGGAGTTGGcattgggggatgtgcggtgttggcgttgggggatgtgcggtgttgtcCTTGGGGGTTGTGCGGTGTTGTCCTTGGGGGATGTGtggtgttggcgttgggggatgtgcggtgctggcgttgggggatgtgcggtgttgtccttgggggatgtgcggtgttggcgttgggggatgtgcggtgttggccttgggggatgtgcggtgttggccttgggggatgtgtggtgttggccttgggggatgtgcggtgttggcgttgggggatgtgTGGTGTTGGCCTTGGGGGATGTGTGGTGTTGGCGTTGGGcgatgtgcggtgttggcgttgggggatgtgcggtgttgtccttgggggatgtgcggtgttggcgttgggggatgtgcggtgttgtcgttgggggatgtgcggtgttggcgttgggggatgtgtggtgttggccttgggggatgtgcggtgttggccttgggggatgtgcggtgttggcgttgggggatgtgTGGTGTTGtccttgggggatgtgcggtgttggcgttgggggatgtgcggtgttggccttgggggatgtgcggtgttggcgttgggggatgtgTGGTGTTGtccttgggggatgtgcggtgttggcgttgggggatgtgcggtgttggcgttgggggatgtgcggtgttggccttgggggatgtgcggtgttggcctTGGGGGATGTGTGGTGTTGGCGTTGGGcgatgtgcggtgttggcgttggggaatgtgcggtgttggcgttggggCATGTGCGGTGTTGGCCTTGGGGGACGTGCGGTGTTGtccttgggggatgtgcggtgttggccttgggggatgtgcggtgttggcgttgggggatATGTGGTGTTGTCCTTGGGGGATGTGAggtgttggcgttgggggatgtgcggtgttggcgttgggggatgtgcggtgttgtccttgggggatgtgcggtgttggcgttgggggatgtgcggtgttggctttgggggatgtgcggtgttggccttgggggatgtgcggtgttggcgttgggggatgtgcggtgttgtccttgggggatgtgcggtgttggcgttgggggatgtgcggtgttggccttgggggatgtgcggtgctGGCCTTgcgggatgtgcggtgttggcgttgggggatgtgcggtgttggcctTGGGAGATGTGCGGTGTTGgtgttgggggatgtgcggtgttggtggatgtgcggtgttggccttgggggatgtgcggtgttggccttgggggatgtgtggtgttggccttgggggatgtgcggtgttggcgttgggggatgtgcggtgttggcgttgggggatgtgcggtgttgtccttgggggatgtgcggtgttggcgttgggggatgtgcggtgttggccttgggggatgtgcggtgctGGCCTTgcgggatgtgcggtgttggcgttgggggatgtgcggtgttggcctTGGGAGATGTGCGGTGTTGgtgttgggggatgtgcggtgttggtggatgtgcggtgttggccttgggggatgtgcggtgttggccttgggggatgtgtggtgttggccttgggggatgtgcggtgttggcgttgggggatgtgcggtgttggcgttgggggatgtgcAGTGTTGGCCTTGGAGTatgtgcggtgttggcgttgggggatgtgcggtgttggcattgggggatgtgcggtgttggcgttgggggatgtgcAGTGTTGgtgttgggggatgtgcggtgttggtggatgtgcggtgttggccttgggggatgtgcggtgttggccttgggggatgtgcggtgttggcgttgggggatgtgcggtgttggcgttgggggatgtgcggtgttggcgttgggggatgtgcggtgttggtgttgggggatgtgcggtgttggtggatgtgcggtgttggccttgggggatgtgcggtgttgtccttgggggatgtgcggtgttggcgttgggggatgtgcggtgttggcgttgggggatgtgcggtgttggcgttgggggatgtgcagtgttggccttggaggatgtgcggtgttggcgttgggggatgtgcggtgttggcgttgggggatgtgcAGTGTTGgtgttgggggatgtgcggtgttgtccttgggggatgtgcggtgttggcgttgggggatgtgcggtgttggccttgggggatgtgcggtgctGGCCTTgcgggatgtgcggtgttggcgttgggggatgtgcggtgttggcctTGGGAGATGTGCGGTGTTGgtgttgggggatgtgcggtgttggtggatgtgcggtgttggccttgggggatgtgcggtgttggccttgggggatgtgtggtgttggccttgggggatgtgcggtgttggcgttgggggatgtgcggtgttggcgttgggggatgtgcggtgttgtccttgggggatgtgcggtgttggcgttgggggatgtgcggtgttggccttgggggatgtgcggtgctGGCCTTgcgggatgtgcggtgttggcgttgggggatgtgcggtgttggcctTGGGAGATGTGCGGTGTTGgtgttgggggatgtgcggtgttggtggatgtgcggtgttggccttgggggatgtgcggtgttggccttgggggatgtgtggtgttggccttgggggatgtgcggtgttggcgttgggggatgtgcggtgttggcgttgggggatgtgcagtgttggccttgggggatgtgcggtgttggcgttgggggatgtgcggtgttggcattgggggatgtgcggtgttggcgttgggggatgtgcAGTGTTGgtgttgggggatgtgcggtgttggtggatgtgcggtgttggccttgggggatgtgcggtgttggccttgggggatgtgcggtgttggcgttgggggatgtgcggtgttggcgttgggggatgtgcggtgttggcgttgggggatgtgcggtgttggtgttgggggatgtgcggtgttggtggatgtgcggtgttggccttgggggatgtgcggtgttgtccttgggggatgtgcggtgttggcgttgggggatgtgcggtgttggcgttgggggatgtgcggtgttggcgttgggggatgtgcagtgttggccttggaggatgtgcggtgttggcgttgggggatgtgcggtgttggcgttgggggatgtgcAGTGTTGgtgttgggggatgtgcggtgttgctggatgtgcggtgttggccttgggggatgtgcggtgttgtccttgggggatgtgcggtgttggcgttgggggatgtgcggtgttggcgttgggggatgtgcggtgttggcgttgggggatgtgcagtgttggccttgggggatgtgcggtgttggccttgggggatgtgcggtgttggcgttgggggatgtgcagtgttggcgttgggggatgtgcAGTGTTGGCCTTgggggctgtgcggtgttggcgttgggggatgtgcagtgttggccttgggggatgtgcggtgttggcgttgggggatgtgcggtgttggcgttgggggatgtgcggtgttggccttgggggatgtgcggtgttggcgttgggggatgtgcagtgttggccttgggggatgtgcggtgttggcgttgggggatgtgcggtgttggcgttgggggatgtgcggtgttgtccttgggggatgtgcggtgttggcgttgggggatgtgcggtgttggcgttgggggatgtgcagtgttggcgttgggggatgtgcggtgttggccttgggggatgtgcggtgttggcgttgggggatgtgcagtgttggccttgggggatgtgcggtgttggcgttgggggatgtgcggtgttggcgttgggggatgtgcggtgttgtccttgggggatgtgcggtgttggcgttgggggatgtgcggtgttggcgttgggggatgtgcggtgttgtccttgggggatgtgcggtgttggcgttgggggatgtgcggtgttggcctttggggatgtgcggtgttggccttgggggatgtgcggtgttggcgttgggggatgtgcggtgttggccttgggggatgtgtggtgttggccttgggggatgtgcggtgttggcgttgggggatgtgcggtgttggccttgggggatgtgcggtgttggcgttgggcgatgtgcggtgttggcgttgggggatgtgcggtgttggccttgggggatgtgcggtgttggcgttgggggatgtgcggtgttgtccttgggggatgtgcggtgttggcgttgggggatgtgtggtgttggccttgggggatgtgcggtgttggccttgggggatgtgcggtgttggcgttgggggatgtgTGGTGTTGTCCTTGGGGGATGTGAGGTGTTGGCGTTGGGGGGtgtgcggtgttggcgttgggggatgtgcggtgttggcgttgggggatgtgaggtgttggccttgggggatgtgcggtgttggccttgggggatgtgcggtgttgtccttgggggatgtgcggtgttggtgttgggggatgtgcggtgttggtgaatgtgcggtgttggccttgggggatgtgcggtgttgtccttgggggatgtgcggttttggcgttgggggatgtgcggtgttggcgttgggggatgtgcggtgttggcgttgggggatgtgcggtgttggcgttgggggatgtgcAGTGTTGGCCTTGGGGAATGTGCGGTTttggcgttgggggatgtgcggtgttggcgttgggggatgtgcggtgttggcgttgggggatgtgcggtgttggcgttgggggatgtgcAGTGTTGGCCTTGGGGAatgtgcggtgttggcgttgggggatgtgcggtgttggcgttgggggatgtgcggtgttggcgttgggggatgtgcagtgttggccttgggggatgtgcggtgttggcgttgggggatgtgcggtgttggcgttgggggatgtgcggtgttgtccttgggggatgtgcggtgttggcgttgggggatgtgcggtgttggcgttgggggatgtgcagtgttggccttgggggatgtgcggtgttggccttgggggatgtgcggtgttggcgttgggggatgtgcagtgttggccttgggggatgtgcggtgttggcgttgggggatgtgcggtgttggcgttgggggatgtgcggtgttgtccttgggggatgtgcggtgttggcgttgggggatgtgcggtgttggcgttgggggatgtgcggtgttgtccttgggggatgtgcggtgttggcgttgggggatgtgcggtgttggcctttggggatgtgcggtgttggccttgggggatgtgcggtgttggcgttgggggatgtgcggtgttgtccttgggggatgtgcggtgttggcgttgggggatgtgcggtgttggcgttgggggatgtgcggtgttggccttgggggatgtgcggtgttggcgttgggggatgtgcggtgttgtccttgggggatgtgcggtgttggccttgggggatgtgcggtgttggcgttgggggatgtgcattgttggcgttgggggatgtgcggtgttggccttgggggatgtgtggtgttggccttgggggatgtgcggtgttggcgttgggggttgtgcggtgttggccttgggggatgtgcggtgttggcgttgggcgatgtgcggtgttggcgttgggggatgtgcggtgttgtccttgggggatgtgcggtgttggcgttgggcgatgtgcggtgttggcgttgggggatgtgcggtgttgtccttgggggatgtgcggtgttggcgttgggggatgtgcggtgttgtccttgggggatgtgcggtgttggcgttgggggatgtgtggtgttggccttgggggatgtgcggtgttggccttgggggatgtgcggtgttggcgttgggggatgtgTGGTGTTGTCCTTGGGGGATGTGAGGTGTTGGCGTTGGGGGGtgtgcggtgttggcgttgggggatgtgcggtgttggcgttgggggatgtgcggtgttggccttgggggatgtgcggtgttgtccttgggggatgtgcggtgttggtgttgggggatgtgcggtgttggtgaatgtgcggtgttggccttgggggatgtgcggtattgtccttgggggatgtgcggttttggcgttgggggatgtgcggtgttggcgttgggggatgtgcggtgttggcgttgggggatgtgcagtgttggccttgggggatgtgcggtgttggcgttgggggatgtgcggtgttggcgttgggggatgtgAGGTGTTGGCGTTGGGGTTGTGCAGTGTTGgccttgggggatgtgcggtgttggcgttgggggGTGTGCGGTGCTGgccttgggggatgtgcggtgttggcgttgggggatgtgcggtgttggcattgggggatgtgcggtgttggcgttgggggatgtgcggtgttggcgttgggggatgtgcggtgcaGAATCACCAGAATGATGTTGGTGCGAACTGTGTTAAAATTGAGCTGTGGTGCGTATCCATGTTTAAGAGGACATACTGTCAATTATTACTGTCTTCACCAGACAGAATGTTCTAGTCCCATGTCTGATGGTCAGTTTGCAAATAGTAGAAGTAGGATATTAGCATCATAGTTTCCCAGTTAGCGTTATTTGTGTTGTATTCTTACCCTTGACTACCCATATCCTGTTCTACCAATCCATGTTATATGGTTGGTGCGTTTATCCCTAATAGAGAAGGACATACCCTTTGGTAAGCTGAAATCAATATCCAACCTCACTCCACCTTTTAATGGTGGCTTCAGTTCAAGCTTAGCCCATCACCTCAAACACAATCAACATGTATGGTGCCAGTATCTTTGCTAATCTCGAATACCTGAATCTGAGCACTTTGCAAGAGTCCGAGCAGGGTATTTCTCTCCTTCTACACTTGGGCGATAAAACCAGCAGAGCAGAATATCTGGAGTAAAACTGGCCAATTTCCAGTTCCCATCTCCCCTGCAAGTGCATGGTCCCCGTTGTAATAAGTCCATGACCTCAGACCCAGGGTCATCCTTGCCTAACTTCATTGGGGGCACAGTAGCCCTCGTGAGGTGGAATGCTCGAAAGTAACATGAGGAAACACTGGAATTCCCCAGCTCAGCAGGAACAAGGTGAGCTTTTGATCCCTCAGGTGGGTTTCTCCAAAGAACATACAGTTGGTGCCATGAATGAGGTTGTTCCAAACTTTATTAtaatggaaggggagggaggatggTGTCCCAAGGTGGCAAGAGGTCAGACTCGGTGCTTGGGGATACAGACCCAGAAAAGTGATTTGATATTTAACTTGGACTGGCCCATTTTTGGGAAACCGATAAACCTAAACTGGCAGGCATCATCCTGTTCGCAACGCAGGACCCGCATCTCCACCTTTAAACATTTCTCTCTCCCAAAACAGGCAGGTACTTCAGACACCTGTTTGAAGGCCCCTTTCAAAATGGTGCCAGTCATAAGAAGGCGTCAAGGCCACCTTGAGGCCATTACTGCTAATTATCACAGGAGAGCAGTGGAAATCAATGCTATACTGTTGACCCAACCTAGATCTCATGCCGTGTGCCCATGAAAGATTATTTCTGAAAAGTTATTTTTTTTACAGGTACACAGTGTGTCCAGGAGCTCCTGGAAGAGGAGTGCTGTTGCCCAGTCCACTGCAGCAAGGAGCAGTTCTTGCCGTCCTCCACGCAGTGCGCTCCCCCAGTGTCTGGGATGTTCTCCTGACAGACACCCCCGGCGGCGCTGGCAGGCTAACCACAAACCACAGCACACCAGCGGCTTCAGCCATCTCCGAGGGACGTCTCAAGAGGACATCTGGATAGCTTGTCGAGGGGATTCAGGCAACCTCACCTCGAGGGTTTCCCGGGTTGCTCAGCGCAGCAAGTCCTTATTCTGTCTGCCGACCTTCAGCAGCTCGTCATGCTCTTCATCATCTTCGTCGCCACTGGGGGAGCTAGCCCTTTCATTAGCTGACCGTGGGCAACAGGTTGGAGACCCAGCGCTGGACCTCACCTCAGGGATGGTAGCCGATGGCCTGGAAGGTGCGGCAGAGACCAATGTCGACACCGGTTTGACCACGTCATGCTCTGACCTCTCTGCCCTGTCCACATACTCGACGCTGAATGGCTTCGGCAAAGGGTTAGGCGCTGCTCTTCCTCGACTGGGCGATCGCAGCACCCGGGCAAAGGTGAGTCTCTCCAGGCCTTCATTGTCCACGGACACCTCGCCTCCTTCCTCCTCCGGCCTTTCCTCCAGGTCTTCTCCTGTGTTCCAGGAATTCTCTTCCTGCCCTTTGACCTCACGCACAGCACCTCCGCGTGCCTTCGCTGCAACATCATGGATCTGGCCCAGAACAGACCGGTCCTCCTCGGCAGAGAACGCAACTAGAAATGAGAGCTGCCGTGAAGGCAGACAACCCACTGCTAGCCTGGAAGGAGAGCAGGAATTTTACATTTGACCCGTTCTGTGAGGCAGGATTTGCATGTAATTTGCATGTAAATATCGAGCTACATGTACAGATGAGACAATGGATGTTTATGCTGATGACTAACAGAACTGGAACAGTGTTGGGTTACCATATTGCTGATGTCAAAGTGAAAATCAGAGACATATTGGAAGACTCCAAAACCAATTCTTCATCCTTCCCACCCTGGTCTTTGTGTCAGAGTGTGTTAAAGTTTACAGCAGTGAAAGCCATGAGGTACAATGTAAAGCAAAACAGCTCAGAATGTCTGGGTGCCAGCTCTTAAAACTGCTGATGACAGGAGTTGCCATATCTTTGCTTCACATGTTCCTGAAAAGCAAGGACAGAAACACTTCCATTGCTTTACTGAGCCACGAAAGCTCAGGACCTTTAGTTGATGTAACTGCAGTCCAT is a genomic window of Hemiscyllium ocellatum isolate sHemOce1 chromosome 12, sHemOce1.pat.X.cur, whole genome shotgun sequence containing:
- the LOC132820904 gene encoding protein FAM124A, whose amino-acid sequence is MGTGQLQAIEAVSVSGMADPFLVTLHVITNPGDAAALQTAVDNLVTWINPELRLFIASERGSSQPRGVRRGSGGSGAHPALAVIIFVHEECGQQISQLHERFLHPPWEYHHTEMVKGRILPYMPRNQDFFTLANHNALWAVRQVHYGKEIVRFTIYCSFENFVDMVRMYQLILRRESSQRKPDFVFFTVYSNAEVDVQLSLKRLPKGQGPSPTELALLEFRVHDIGHLIPLLPNPCSPISDLRWQTEDYDGNKLLLQVHSVSRSSWKRSAVAQSTAARSSSCRPPRSALPQCLGCSPDRHPRRRWQANHKPQHTSGFSHLRGTSQEDIWIACRGDSGNLTSRVSRVAQRSKSLFCLPTFSSSSCSSSSSSPLGELALSLADRGQQVGDPALDLTSGMVADGLEGAAETNVDTGLTTSCSDLSALSTYSTLNGFGKGLGAALPRLGDRSTRAKVSLSRPSLSTDTSPPSSSGLSSRSSPVFQEFSSCPLTSRTAPPRAFAATSWIWPRTDRSSSAENATRNESCREGRQPTASLEGEQEFYI